One Streptomonospora salina genomic window, GACCGGGAGTGGAAACGACCTGGATGAGATCGCCCCGATGCAGACCACTGGTCGGCACCTGGCTCGGCTTGAGCGGGATTGCGGTCAGCGCCTTGCCCGTACCGGGGGTCCGGTCCGACGCCAGGGCGGAGGGTGAGAGAACGTCGCCGGCGGTCAGATCTCGGCCGGCGATCTGGCCGATCGCCTGACCGCGTTCGGCCGCCGGCACCGTTTCTACCGCAGGGTCGGGATTGAGCCGGGCTGTGGTCAGGTCTTCCGCAGCGATCCGCTGCCCGTACGACACGTCCTGAGCCACGGCCAGTACCTCGTCCCGGTCTTCGGCAGCCGAGAGCAAGCCCGCCCCGGCGACACCGCTGGAAGCCACCAGGGCGATCCCCAGCACGACCAGCCAAGGTCGTCGGCGCCCGCGCGGAGATCGCAAGGTGGGAGCG contains:
- a CDS encoding SAF domain-containing protein, coding for MLGIALVASSGVAGAGLLSAAEDRDEVLAVAQDVSYGQRIAAEDLTTARLNPDPAVETVPAAERGQAIGQIAGRDLTAGDVLSPSALASDRTPGTGKALTAIPLKPSQVPTSGLHRGDLIQVVSTPGQNGEATGEVPPSIATEVVRVGKPDADGLTVVDVEVESTDAPTLAARVATGRIAVVVNTPGGD